Proteins found in one Thunnus maccoyii chromosome 5, fThuMac1.1, whole genome shotgun sequence genomic segment:
- the alpk3a gene encoding alpha-protein kinase 3 produces MTSRRPMTRSFSGNGRTSSFSEEESNGRSESRNSYLSNVRPENRSTLCSVMAQLTEDIQPSFDTTLKSKAVSENCNVKFTCVVSGYPAPELKWYKDDMEMDRYCGLPKYEIRRNGKTHTLHIYNCTLDDAAIYQVSASNSKGIVSCSGVLEVGTMNEYKIHQRFFAKLKQKAEKKKKDMEDHTKKVDKENIQREKPRVSPERPPRKRPVPQPQQIPAVKEPEAVEQLGAAAEPNGVSSEVKETAPVTSIESGLEKEIPPSEETLAKKKIKITNGVDTGGNSSSNSSSRSHMMGNGGENCYDGGISLAQFLAETLQSQTNDEKQNSPLVEKPREMDKPIVNTSKEQEKKQKEREEQEKTPEEELEREKKREQELAIKREKEQERLSEMLHMVDHPKHGSEVKHHSKAHKDHDQHNIQTSISSMLHTVKDFFFGKGKKDSHDHIENKGREFDHLSPSTQPYPSQPDTPPSFRLQMEHHPEVDKSLTEEVVPMETDKPKGHSETVDIEQQSVSPELLTPDTHKHEDSVLHTDLAPANSLPPESVEESTGQSVKEADDAVEAMKVSVGAESSGPHEEMSLSGLQVLTEGKEKDSQLPLDHQDPDCVVVSPQPTQQSARDESSPREDISVFPQTQVPIEEEYPPTSTLASLKDNQASTYSVISVTDSHNHGETPTEAVQEEEISVDSTGKEAEANTEEGCSTKLCEEEKTEVKSNTQPSSDINSSEITELPTPSLEVRIETRESKTSDQVLSPLSTMEAHTSEGGNFKEEVECASVIQEMNVGFPPTAAPESLEMGDLKIQQISTPSVAEESKELHNHSAEQSLNSGFTNSEEKSDLKEVLFSDLEKDLEVNSCNNLKVQEQEILECKRTEARNESSEFEMETDKETQVKVEENQVKVEETQVKVEDTQMKYEENQVKLEETQVKVEEDQVKLEENQVKVEENQVKVEETQVKLEENQVKVEETQVKVKGNQVKLEENQVKVEENQVKVEVIQVKVEENQVKVEELDESKTISVTQNKEGNANVLEEPCNVARQDGNEKQLDWASDNVPQIQISSCTEDIKPAVPDLSPNEHFIIPKIEIMEPELKECTLPLSILALNKTETEPALLQNHDAIIQEQSVSDSSDLLPTQKGMQNDYNPSTTEKVKEVVQFHDETEKPEWEQTQIKSSEQLPQLDYAKIPVINVSCSEDKENGAFVNTHVSDTPKPVETPKAPSFLVPPISVTCHESDLIVASQCESTETETSATMQRGTKHDVDNNAATKPEKTQNQEEMAEKNVTGNTPSVLFEAPVPKVGDSVPSLSKTTQDNFVPEILKTKTLKEAKIENSVTVEDLLRNRSSVERLTFKPPAHPSLSPASLRKFMSKAAPDSDNEAVTSVPVITVGDRQNDKADEDLSGGSTPTSSLSCESSPRLKRKDSLSLIRSATPEELASGARRKIFIPKTKEDGEGTVGALDTQSKKETPYMSPSQARRAALLQAPMGQNTPPMERRSPLLSRRKTTLEVPKVVEETPSEEPVSTKREEKPAEKKLDPLKAPQVIRKIRGEPFPDASGHLKLWCQFFNVLSDSTIKWYRDEEEILEVKRSGGDESQVALAIVLASSPDCGVYGCTIKNEYGTDTTDYLLSVDILSEILLKDDLEVGEEIEMTPLLFSKGIADCGNWGNKYFGRIMTETVHIGEGAAHKASRVKVIYGLDPVFESGSTCIIKVQNPIAYGTKQESNLTERNLEITRQECKIQNMIREYCKIFAAEARVAENFGHSLEVNPQYLMYRPANSVPYATVEADLKGVFLKYCMMDPKGRLITRTISEVEQKCCTFQHWIHQWTHGNLLVTRMEGVEMKITNVKVVTKSKGYQGLTDCGSPEVFEQFLTQHKCNYYCGLLGLRPLKTMDSLQQPTKMKGSRSPLLNRKLGAGSGSPQLQRKGHSPQLSRKATSSPKVTRKVQETEDNKSGAKPKPAETLDVLETR; encoded by the exons ATGACTTCCAGGAGGCCAATGACTCGCTCTTTTTCTGGCAATGGGAGGACAAGCAGCTTCAGTGAAGAGGAGTCCAATGGCCGTTCAGAGAGCCGCAATTCTTACCTCTCGAATGTTAGGCCTGAGAACAG GAGCACATTGTGCAGTGTCATGGCTCAGCTGACCGAGGACATACAGCCGTCCTTTGACACCACCTTGAAATCAAAGGCAGTGTCAGAAAACTGTAATGTGAAGTTCACATGTGTAGTATCAG GCTACCCAGCTCCGGAACTGAAATGGTATAAAGATGATATGGAAATGGACCGCTACTGTGGACTTCCAAAGTATGAAATTCGCCGTAATGGAAAAACCCACACCCTCCATATTTACAA CTGCACATTAGATGATGCAGCCATCTATCAGGTCTCAGCCAGCAATAGTAAAGGAATTGTATCCTGCTCGGGGGTTTTGGAGGTTGGCACCATGAATGAGTACAAGATTCACCAGAGGTTCTTTGCCAAACTGAAGcagaaagcagagaagaagaagaaagacatgGAGGACCACACCAAGAAGGTggataaagaaaacattcagagagagaaaccaCGGGTTAGCCCTGAGCGTCCTCCAAGGAAGCGACCCGTTCCACAACCACAGCAGATCCCAGCAGTGAAGGAGCCTGAGGCTGTTGAGCAGCTTGGGGCTGCTGCAGAACCCAATGGAGTTAGCTCTGAAGTCAAGGAAACAGCCCCTGTGACATCCATAGAAAGTGGCCTGGAGAAGGAGATACCTCCATCTGAGGAAACCTTggccaaaaagaaaataaagatcaCTAATGGTGTAGACACTGGaggtaacagcagcagcaatagcagcagcagaagccaTATGATGGGGAATGGAGGTGAAAACTGTTATGATGGAGGAATCAGTTTGGCACAGTTTTTGGCAGAGACTCTCCAGTCCCAAACTAATGATGAGAAACAGAACTCACCTCTAGTGGAGAAACCTAGGGAGATGGATAAACCTATTGTAAACACCAGTAAAGAGCAAGAGAAGAAgcaaaaagagagggaggaacaagaaaaaacaccagaggaagagcttgagagagagaaaaagagagaacaagaaTTGGCCataaagagggagaaagaacaagaaaggCTGTCAGAGATGTTGCACATGGTAGACCACCCAAAACATGGTTCTGAAGTGAAACATCATAGCAAGGCTCATAAGGATCACGACCAGCACAACATCCAGACTTCAATCTCCTCTATGCTCCACACTGTCAAAGACTTCTTCTTTGGTAAGGGTAAGAAGGACTCTCATGATCACATTGAGAACAAGGGGAGAGAGTTTGACCACCTGTCCCCCTCAACGCAGCCTTACCCTTCTCAACCAGACACGCCACCCTCATTTCGGCTGCAGATGGAGCATCATCCAGAGGTGGATAAATCTCTCACAGAGGAAGTTGTTCCCATGGAAACTGATAAACCAAAGGGGCATTCAGAAACTGTGGATATAGAACAACAGTCAGTGTCACCGGAGCTGTTGAcgccagacacacacaagcacgaAGATAGTGTCCTACACACAGACCTAGCACCCGCTAATAGTTTGCCCCCTGAGAGCGTAGAGGAGTCAACAGGCCAGAGTGTCAAGGAGGCCGATGATGCTGTGGAGGCCATGAAGGTGTCTGTGGGGGCAGAGAGCAGCGGTCCACATGAAGAGATGTCATTGTCTGGGCTCCAAGTTCTCACTGAG GGTAAAGAGAAAGATTCTCAGCTTCCCCTAGACCATCAAGATCCAGATTGCGTGGTAGTTTCACCGCAGCCTACTCAACAGTCTGCACGAGATGAGTCTTCACCCAGGGAAGATATATCTGTCTTTCCACAGACCCAAGTCCCCATTGAAGAGGAATACCCCCCGACATCCACCCTCGCTAGCTTGAAAGATAATCAGGCTTCCACCTACAGTGTTATCTCGGTGACTGACAGCCACAACCATGGTGAGACACCCACTGAGGCTGTGCAAGAAGAGGAGATCAGTGTTGATAGCACGGGCAAAGAAGCTGAAGCGAACACAGAGGAGGGCTGTTCCACTAAGTTATGTGAGGAAGAGAAAACTGAAGTGAAATCAAACACACAGCCGTCCTCAGATATAAACAGTTCTGAGATTACTGAATTACCAACACCTTCGCTGGAAGTGAGAATAGAGACGAGGGAATCTAAAACATCAGACCAGGTACTTTCACCTCTGTCTACTATGGAGGCGCATACTTCAGAGGGAGGTAATTTTAAAGAAGAGGTCGAATGCGCTTCAGTTattcaggaaatgaatgtaGGATTTCCGCCCACTGCAGCCCCAGAGAGTTTAGAGATGGGTGacctaaaaatacagcaaataagCACTCCTTCTGTTGCAGAGGAAAGTAAAGAACTCCACAATCACAGTGCAGAGCAGAGTTTAAACTCAGGTTTCACAAACAGTGAGGAGAAAAGCGACTTGAAAGAGGTATTGTTTTCTGATTTAGAGAAAGATCTAGAAGTTAACTCGTGTAACAATTTGAAAGTACAAGAGCAGGAGATTTTAGAATGCAAACGCACAGAAGCAAGGAATGAGAGTTCAGAGTTTGAAATGGAGACAGACAAGGAAACTCAGGTGAAAGTAGAGGAAAATCAGGTGAAAGTAGAGGAAACTCAGGTGAAAGTAGAAGACACTCAGATGAAATATGAGGAAAATCAAGTGAAATTAGAGGAAACTCAGGTGAAAGTAGAGGAAGATCAGGTGAAATTAGAGGAAAATCAGGTGAAAGTAGAGGAAAATCAGGTTAAAGTAGAGGAAACTCAGGTGAAATTAGAGGAAAATCAGGTGAAAGTAGAGGAAACTCAGGTGAAAGTAAAGGGAAATCAGGTGAAATTAGAGGAAAATCAGGTTAAAGTAGAGGAAAATCAGGTTAAAGTAGAGGTAATTCAGGTGAAAGTAGAGGAAAATCAAGTTAAAGTAGAGGAGTTGGATGAATCAAAGACCATTTCAGTAACACAAAATAAGGAAGGTAATGCTAATGTTTTGGAGGAACCCTGTAATGTTGCACGTCAAGATGGCAATGAGAAACAGCTGGATTGGGCCTCAGACAATGTTCCACAAATCCAAATATCTTCATGTACTGAAGATATTAAACCAGCTGTGCCAGATTtaagcccaaatgaacattttataaTCCCAAAAATTGAAATAATGGAGCCTGAACTCAAAGAGTGCACTCTGCCATTAAGTATTTTGGCACTCaacaagacagaaacagagcCTGCTTTGTTGCAAAACCATGATGCAATAATCCAAGAACAGAGTGTGTCTGATTCCTCAGATTTGTTGCCCACGCAGAAAGGTATGCAGAATGATTATAACCCCTCAACTACCGAGAAAGTAAAGGAAGTTGTGCAATTTCATGATGAGACAGAAAAGCCGGAGTGGGAgcagacacaaataaaaagcagtGAACAGCTCCCTCAGTTGGACTATGCAAAAATTCctgttataaatgtttcatgTAGTGAGGACAAGGAGAATGGTGCATTTGTAAACACCCATGTTTCAGACACACCGAAGCCTGTTGAAACTCCAAAGGCGCCTTCGTTCTTGGTGCCACCGATCTCTGTCACTTGCCATGAAAGTGATCTCATAGTGGCCTCTCAGTGTGAgtcaacagaaacagaaacttcAGCTACCATGCAAAGGGGAACAAAGCATGATGTTGACAATAATGCAGCCACTAAGCCTGAAAAGACTCAGAACCAAGaagaaatggcagaaaaaaatgtaacaggAAACACTCCCTCTGTGCTATTTGAAGCTCCAGTGCCAAAGGTTGGTGACAGTGTACCATCATTGAGCAAAACAACCCAAGACAACTTTGTCCCTGaaatattgaaaacaaaaaccctAAAAGAGGCCAAGATAGAGAACTCTGTCACTGTTGAGGACCTCCTAAGAAATAGATCCTCTGTTGAGAGACTGACCTTCAAACCCCCGGCACATCCATCACTGAGTCCAGCCAGTCTCCGTAAATTTATGTCCAAGGCTGCTCCAGATTCAGACAACGAGGCCGTGACATCTGTCCCCGTAATCACTGTGGGTGACCGCCAGAATGACAAGGCAGACGAAGATCTAAGCGGGGGATCGACACCAACATCATCCCTCTCCTGTGAAAGCAGTCCCCGGCTCAAACGTAAGGACAGTCTATCACTCATACGCTCTGCCACGCCAGAGGAGTTGGCCTCCGGGGCTCGCCGCAAGATTTTCATCCCAAAAACTAAAGAAGATGGAGAAGGCACTGTCGGTGCGCTAGACACTCAAAGCAAGAAGGAGACCCCCTACATGTCACCCAGCCAAGCTCGCAGAGCAGCATTACTACAAGCTCCCATGGGACAAAACACCCCACCAATGGAGAGGCGCTCTCCGCTGCTAAGCCGCAGAAAGACCACACTGGAGGTGCCAAAAGTTGTGGAGGAGACTCCATCAGAAGAGCCAGTCAGCACCAAGCGAGAAGAGAAACCTGCTGAAAAGAAGTTGGACCCATTGAAAG CACCCCAGGTCATCCGTAAGATCAGGGGAGAGCCTTTCCCAGATGCCTCGGGACACCTGAAGCTCTGGTGCCAGTTTTTCAACGTGCTCAGTGACTCTACCATTAAGTGGTacagagatgaagaggaaataCTAGAGGTGAAGAGAAG TGGGGGAGATGAAAGCCAGGTAGCGTTGGCTATTGTGCTGGCATCCAGCCCAGACTGTGGAGTGTATGGCTGTACGATCAAGAATGAATATGGGACTGACACCACTGACTACCTCCTCAGTGTAGACA tTCTGTCTGAGATACTACTGAAAGATGATTTGGAAG TTGGAGAGGAGATAGAGATGACCCCACTGCTGTTCAGCAAAGGTATTGCCGATTGTGGCAACTGGGGTAACAAATACTTTGGCCGCATCATGACCGAGACGGTGCACATCGGGGAAGGTGCTGCCCACAAAGCCAGCAGAGTGAAGGTAATTTACGGCCTGGATCCTGTCTTTGAGTCTGGAAGCACCTGTATCATCAAAGTTCAAAACCCCATCGCCTATGGGACCAAACAGGAGAGCAACCTTACAGAGAGAAATCTAGAGATTACAAGACAA GAGTGCAAAATCCAAAACATGATCCGAGAATACTGTAAAATCTTTGCAGCTGAAGCAAGAGTTGCTGAGAACTTTGGCCACTCACTAGA AGTGAATCCTCAGTATCTGATGTACCGGCCTGCAAACTCTGTGCCATATGCCACAGTGGAGGCTGATCTGAAGGGTGTCTTCCTCAAGTATTGTATGATGGATCCTAAAGGCAGACTGATTACACGAACTATCTCTGAGGTGGAGCAGAAATGCTGCACATTCCAGCACTGGATCCATCAGTGGACGCATGGCAATTTACTGGTCACTCGGATGGAGG GTGTTGAAATGAAGATTACTAATGTCAAAGTTGTGACCAAGTCAAAAGG ATACCAAGGACTAACAGATTGTGGCTCTCCTGAAGTATTCGAACAGTTCCTGACACAACATAAGTGCAACTACTACTGTGGACTTCTTGGCCTGCGCCCACTGAAGACTATGGATAGTCTGCAGCAGCCCACCAAGATGAAGGGCTCCAGGAGTCCCCTGCTCAACCGCAAGTTGGGTGCAGGCTCTGGCAGCCCACAGCTACAGCGGAAAGGACACAGCCCTCAACTGTCTAGAAAGGCAACTTCTAGCCCAAAGGTGACTAGAAAAGTCCAGGAGACAGAGGACAATAAATCAGGTGCCAAACCCAAGCCTGCAGAAACTCTTGATGTTCTTGAAACAAGGTAG
- the malt3 gene encoding mucosa-associated lymphoid tissue lymphoma translocation protein 1: MTGSRPKPCRIMIRDIVIVRHPVNVCVPVKHKVTLSVRAEGSGILHYQWFTEKDEVRGGTNADLTIKAQKTQLFVCRVNDNFCNCVFSDWVKVKVLDIDKSGLPLQWEGEPHIAVNPKPQIVQQAAKLTLRCAAFGKPAPHYQWYRNGQPLLDKTSDTLQIDCATAEHGGSYLCSVSNVLQETWTEPVDVDIVQNDQLPRAALTATDKVALLIGNLNYFNHPGLMAPVMDVHELANLLQQLGFRVVSLLDLTMEEMLAAIDKFIQLLDRGVYGLFYYAGHGYERAGRNYLVAVDAPQPYRPENCVCVQRVMLGMQQRRTALSVILLDTCRKWYNQHCIPSTIMPLKPSGNTIYGYATCEDAEAFEVQDGGKSTGIFTKYLNKHILQSEKVTHVLEKVSEDLGRDPLVTGKQAVEIKHTLKEPRSLADPVWTTGHTRELHLRDVCWRQANELPQKKRLMFLCGVEVEVSFSALFSNILVAFATLKTKGPRTQDCTITLSSIPLLEDTFSGPGRSEEMDSLLFKSSDNPDCTLRLCALQKLKESLVIKVDLHYTHTENRLRLTESQQVDIGKPMVASCKLYKRNTATAYKQEGASAQTMGNISSSKPPLHQTLAGPCRPFTRKAECAAKVAVTRSNEPEENDENELQDFTFGH; this comes from the exons ATGACCGGATCCCGCCCCAAACCCTGCCGAATAATGATCAGAG ATATTGTCATAGTGCGCCATcctgttaatgtgtgtgtacctgtgaaACACAAAGTGACTCTGAGTGTCCGTGCTGAGGGCTCAGGTATCCTGCACTACCAGTGGTTCACTGAGAAGGACGAG gTGCGTGGTGGCACTAATGCAGACCTGACCATCAAAGCTCAAAAAACTCAGCTCTTTGTTTGCCGAGTGAATGACAATTTTTGTAACTGCGTGTTCAGTGACTGGGTGAAAGTGAAGGTGCTGGACATTGATAAATCAG GTTTGCCATTGCAATGGGAGGGTGAGCCCCACATCGCTGTCAACCCTAAACCCCAGATAGTCCAACAAGCTGCAAAACTTACACTCCGCTGTGCCGCCTTCGGCAAACCGGCCCCACACTATCAGTGGTACAGAAATGGGCAACCACTGCTGGACAAGACTAGTGACACGCTCCAG ATTGACTGTGCCACAGCTGAGCATGGAGGATCATACCTGTGCTCGGTGTCTAACGTGCTACAGGAGACCTGGACTGAACCAGTCGATGTTGACATTG TGCAAAATGATCAACTTCCTCGTGCAGCACTCACAG CCACGGATAAAGTTGCCCTACTTATTGGCAACTTGAATTACTTCAACCACCCCGGTTTGATGGCCCCCGTTATGGATGTACATGAGCTGGCCAACCTCCTGCAGCAGCTTGGCTTCAGAGTGGTTTCCCTGCTGGATCTCACCATGGAGGAGATGCTGGCTGCAATTGACAAGTTCATTCAGCTCCTCGACAGAGGAGTTTATG GCCTTTTCTACTATGCGGGCCATGGGTACGAGCGTGCTGGGAGGAATTACTTGGTAGCTGTTGATGCTCCACAACCATACCGACCTGaaaactgtgtctgtgtgcagagGGTCATGCTAGGCATGCAACAAAGACGGACTGCGCTGAGCGTAATCCTACTGGATACCTGTAGAAAATG GTACAACCAGCACTGCATACCGTCAACCATCATGCCATTGAAACCCAGTGGGAATACCATTTATGGTTATGCCAC ATGTGAAGATGCTGAGGCTTTTGAGGTCCAGGATGGGGGAAAGAGCACTGGAATCTTCACTAAGTACTTGAACAAGCACATCCTACAGTCTGAGAAAGTCACACATGTCTTAGAGAAGGTGTCTGAGG ATCTAGGCAGAGACCCTCTGGTCACAGGCAAGCAGGCGGTGGAGATCAAACACACCCTAAAGGAACCTCGATCCCTTGCAGATCCAGTTTGGACCACCGGCCACACAAGGGAACTACACCTGAGAGATGTCTGCTGGAGACAAGCAAATG AGCTGCCACAGAAGAAGCGGCTGATGTTTCTTTGCGGAGTAGAAGTGGAAGTCAGCTTCTCGGCTTTGTTCTCCAATATCTTGGTGGCTTTTGCCACTTTGAAGACTAAAGGCCCCCGAACCCAGGACTGCACCATCACTCTGAGCAGCATAcct CTATTGGAAGACACATTCTCCGGCCCTGGCAGGTCAGAGGAGATGGACTCTCTACTATTTAAGTCATCTGATAACCCAGACTGTACTCTGCGACTTTGTGCTCTTCAAAAGCTTAAG GAATCGCTGGTCATCAAGGTGGATTTACACTATACTCACACGGAAAATAGGCTGCGACTTACAGAAAGCCAACAGGTGGACATAGGAAAGCCGATGGTGGCATCCTGTAAATTGTACAAGAGAAATACAGCAACAGCCTACAAACAAGAAGGTGCTTCTGCTCAAACTATGGGCAACATTTCAAGCAGCAAACCACCGCTGCATCAGACTCTGGCTGGTCCATGTCGCCCTTTTACCAGAAAGGCAGAGTGTGCTGCTAAAGTTGCAGTTACAAGGAGCAACGAACCTGAGGAGAACGATGAGAATGAACTACAAGACTTCACTTTTGGACATTAA